One Pagrus major chromosome 11, Pma_NU_1.0 genomic region harbors:
- the LOC141005078 gene encoding acyl-coenzyme A thioesterase 1-like isoform X1 has translation MSLSCLLCCSNRMKGSSASDEISCQVLPSARCLFDEPVQVKVGGLRSGQLVTMRATSIDERGVVFSSSATYRADGNGEIDLDRDPSLSGSYVGVEPMGLLWSLRADTLHQYFLKNKVLEPHVVKLSVHEEEGEGRMLAEVINERFLIGDGVSRLSVKEGNFQGVLFTPPGEGPFPAVLDLCTFMSEKRACVLANKGFVVLAVAVYTDKPDNVKEMHLDRFEEAVDFLRQQPKVRCLSNF, from the exons ATGTCACTGTCCTGTTTACTTTGTTGCAGTAACAGGATGAAAGGATCTTCAGCTTCAGACGAGATATCCTGCCAAGTCCTGCCAAGTGCCAGGTGCTTGTTTGACGAGCCTGTTCAGGTGAAGGTGGGTGGGCTGAGGTCGGGACAGTTGGTCACCATGAGAGCCACCTCAATCGATGAGAGGGGAGTGGTGTTCAGCTCCTCAGCCACCTACAGGGCTGATGGTAACGGGGAGATCGACCTGGACAGAGACCCCTCTCTCAGCGGGAGCTATGTTGGGGTTGAACCCATGGGGCTGCTGTGGTCGTTGAGGGCAGACACCTTACATCAGTACTTTTTGAAGAACAAAGTGCTAGAGCCCCACGTGGTGAAGTTGTCAGTACatgaggaagagggggaggggagaatGTTGGCAGAGGTGATCAATGAGAGGTTTCTGATTGGAGACGGGGTCAGCCGACTCTCTGTCAAAGAGGGAAACTTTCAGGGAGTCCTTTTTACGCCTCCAG GAGAAGGTCCGTTTCCTGCTGTGTTGGATCTGTGCACCTTCATGTCAGAGAAAAGAGCCTGTGTGCTGGCCAACAAAGGCTTTGTGGTTCTGGCTGTAGCAGTGTACACTGATAAGCCTGACAATGTTAAAGAGATGCATCTGGACCGCTTTGAAGAAGCAGTGGATTTCTTACGACAACAACCTAAGGTGAGATGTTTGAGTAACTTTTAA
- the LOC141005078 gene encoding acyl-coenzyme A thioesterase 1-like isoform X2, translated as MKGSSASDEISCQVLPSARCLFDEPVQVKVGGLRSGQLVTMRATSIDERGVVFSSSATYRADGNGEIDLDRDPSLSGSYVGVEPMGLLWSLRADTLHQYFLKNKVLEPHVVKLSVHEEEGEGRMLAEVINERFLIGDGVSRLSVKEGNFQGVLFTPPGEGPFPAVLDLCTFMSEKRACVLANKGFVVLAVAVYTDKPDNVKEMHLDRFEEAVDFLRQQPKVRCLSNF; from the exons ATGAAAGGATCTTCAGCTTCAGACGAGATATCCTGCCAAGTCCTGCCAAGTGCCAGGTGCTTGTTTGACGAGCCTGTTCAGGTGAAGGTGGGTGGGCTGAGGTCGGGACAGTTGGTCACCATGAGAGCCACCTCAATCGATGAGAGGGGAGTGGTGTTCAGCTCCTCAGCCACCTACAGGGCTGATGGTAACGGGGAGATCGACCTGGACAGAGACCCCTCTCTCAGCGGGAGCTATGTTGGGGTTGAACCCATGGGGCTGCTGTGGTCGTTGAGGGCAGACACCTTACATCAGTACTTTTTGAAGAACAAAGTGCTAGAGCCCCACGTGGTGAAGTTGTCAGTACatgaggaagagggggaggggagaatGTTGGCAGAGGTGATCAATGAGAGGTTTCTGATTGGAGACGGGGTCAGCCGACTCTCTGTCAAAGAGGGAAACTTTCAGGGAGTCCTTTTTACGCCTCCAG GAGAAGGTCCGTTTCCTGCTGTGTTGGATCTGTGCACCTTCATGTCAGAGAAAAGAGCCTGTGTGCTGGCCAACAAAGGCTTTGTGGTTCTGGCTGTAGCAGTGTACACTGATAAGCCTGACAATGTTAAAGAGATGCATCTGGACCGCTTTGAAGAAGCAGTGGATTTCTTACGACAACAACCTAAGGTGAGATGTTTGAGTAACTTTTAA
- the LOC141004848 gene encoding acyl-coenzyme A thioesterase 5-like — protein sequence MSLSCLLCCSNRMKGSSASDEISCQVLPSARCLFDEPVQVKVGGLRSGQLVTMRATSIDERGVVFSSSATYRADGNGEIDLDRDPSLSGSYVGVEPMGLLWSLRADTLHQYFLKNKVLEPHVVKLSVHEEEGEGRMLAEVINERFLIGDGVSRLSVKEGNFQGVLFTPPGEGPFPAVLDLCTFMSEKRACVLANKGFVVLAVAVYTDKPDNVKEMHLDRFEEAVDFLRQQPKVDSKGVGILSRSKGADIALSLAAFVPCVQAIVWINGCSANVGIPLYYKKRQILSSLLFDLSKVIPTESGASIIKHILKNPLAEESKGSLVSIQRYKYSYK from the exons ATGTCACTGTCCTGTTTACTTTGTTGCAGTAACAGGATGAAAGGATCTTCAGCTTCAGACGAGATATCCTGCCAAGTCCTGCCAAGTGCCAGGTGCTTGTTTGACGAGCCTGTTCAGGTGAAGGTGGGTGGGCTGAGGTCGGGACAGTTGGTCACCATGAGAGCCACCTCAATCGATGAGAGGGGAGTGGTGTTCAGCTCCTCAGCCACCTACAGGGCTGATGGTAACGGGGAGATCGACCTGGACAGAGACCCCTCTCTCAGCGGGAGCTATGTTGGGGTTGAACCCATGGGGCTGCTGTGGTCGTTGAGGGCAGACACCTTACATCAGTACTTTTTGAAGAACAAAGTGCTAGAGCCCCACGTGGTGAAGTTGTCAGTACatgaggaagagggggagggcAGAATGTTGGCAGAGGTGATCAATGAGAGGTTTCTGATTGGAGACGGGGTCAGCCGACTCTCTGTCAAAGAGGGAAACTTTCAGGGAGTCCTTTTTACGCCTCCAG GAGAAGGTCCGTTTCCTGCTGTGTTGGATCTGTGCACCTTCATGTCAGAGAAAAGAGCCTGTGTGCTGGCCAACAAAGGCTTTGTGGTTCTGGCTGTAGCGGTGTACACTGATAAGCCTGACAATGTTAAAGAGATGCATCTGGACCGCTTTGAAGAAGCAGTGGATTTCTTACGACAACAACCTAAG GTGGACAGTAAAGGAGTGGGCATATTATCACGATCAAAGGGAGCAGACATTGCTCTTTCACTTGCTGCCTTTGTGCCATGTGTTCAGGCCATTGTGTGGATCAACGGCTGCAGTGCCAATGTGGGCATCCCGCTCTACTACAAGAAACGCCAAATCCTCTCATCTTTACTGTTCGACCTTAGTAAGGTGATTCCCACTGAGTCAGGAGCTAGCATTATCAAGCATATACTTAAAAATCCCCTTGCGGAGGAGAGCAAGGGCAGCCTGGTCTCTATCCAACGATATAAATATAGCTATAAATAG
- the ankmy1 gene encoding ankyrin repeat and MYND domain-containing protein 1 encodes MLSTCKGAAADPGRGGAVPGAETQSNGHRGAQSGEERRQGLGVQEWPDGARYEGGFVNGFKHGEGKYTWRNGEYYEGSFYKDYRHGDGLYCWPTGHKFTGKFYLNRKEGYGQQLFPDGSTFQGLYHADQRFGPGVVSYPDVRQDVGLWLGERLLKLCASVEEGFSLRNLPEYAAYMDPAATTDSLIQVDSDRDLLSNENCILPPGIESYSTDGDHLPLPFGRRRELDQHFYGELWEPDVYPHQGYERDPLSKLPLQARMQAHIHKHRLQAENVGWDVAAVLSLNRERFGPKGPLEVSSELLIQHASQGELQAVSQILQTCLVHPDVADSQGHTALIAATVNCQNDVIQLLLDMGANIDKLNCEGMSALAVCHVLYYPFQSLHTISAEPPAKTQVMDGHIALGSVQWKDCRAKAAGRTQQGKLTPQPTFDSACSVSSYNIQVTEEVMQCSAEALSRTGIPQCSDTQETVRKMAAMKTEHRVCLNTLKLLLERGADPNVSRVPMPVLFLAIMAADAEAVKRLLLCGAHTDIPLPPERKGLYPLHVAAALPGPAGPRIIELLLHAVTDPDTRACDHNETYEPYKIFTKAQKPLSTSESSLLKEGGRTALHVACQRDSDYQNASKVVALLLSHSASTDFLWSGHSPLSLAIATGNDLAVEELLKGGANPSIPLGCSVGSALCALTNINYHLGGNRAKMLDLLAKAGADILMPVNLGDVEGTAVDYAHLSFNQDVHIANTPFHALNMRERETYTARRQLLIMMGDLLRRTAGQRERENSEREQQQCAAPPSCESPPPITEKHRKPPFKFCYHCGRSVSVKLTACNRCHKVYYCSTSCKLKAWDKQHKEECVRVSASFEGIQKSVVSKSQRSPRPLTAMVKSKTVPQPLSVKVKSPRVPKPLSMAEKVLESQINPKENYSCN; translated from the exons ATGCTGTCGACCTGCAAGGGTGCTGCGGCGGACCCCGGGCGAGGAGGAGCGGTGCCGGGGGCAGAGACACAAAGCAACGGCCACAGAGGGGCTCAAAGCGGGGAAGAGAGGCGACAAGGGCTCGGTGTCCAGGAGTGGCCCGATGGAGCCAGATATGAGGGAGGATTTGTGAACGGATTTAAACACGGGGAAGGAAAGTACACCTGGCGAAATGGAGAg TACTATGAGGGCTCTTTCTACAAAGACTACAGGCATGGAGATGGGCTGTACTGCTGGCCCACAGGCCACAAGTTCACTGGCAAGTTCTACCTCAACAGAAAAGAAGGATATGGACAACAACTGTTCCCTGACGGATCCACCTTTCAG gGTTTGTACCATGCTGACCAGAGGTTTGGTCCAGGTGTTGTTAGTTATCCAGATGTGCGTCAGGATGTGGGTCTGTGGCTCGGGGAGCGCCTGTTAAAGCTCTGTGCCTCTGTGGAAGAGGGCTTTAGCCTGAGGAACCTTCCTGAATATGCTGCCTACATGGACCCAGCTGCCACAACAGATTCCCTGATTCAG GTGGATTCGGACAGAGATCTGCTGTCTAATGAGAATTGTATCCTTCCCCCCGGCATTGAGAGTTACTCAACAGATGGCGACCACTTGCCGCTGCCCTTTGGCCGTAGAAGAGAGTTGGATCAACACTTTTATGGCGAGCTGTGGGAGCCAGACGTTTATCCGCACCAAGGATATGAGCGAGACCCGCTTTCCAAACTGCCGTTACAGGCCCGCATGCAGgctcacatacacaaacacag actaCAGGCTGAAAATGTGGGCTGGGACGTGGCCGCTGTTTTATCTCTGAACAGGGAACGTTTTGGTCCAAAAGGGCCTTTGGAAGTCAGTTCAGAGTTGTTGATCCAGCACGCCTCCCAAGGGGAACTGCAGGCTGTGTCACAGATCCTTCAGACTTGTTTGGTCCATCCTGATGTAGCAGATTCTCAGGGACACACTGCTCTCATCGCTGCCACA GTAAACTGCCAAAATGATGTGATCCAGCTGTTGTTGGATATGGGTGCCAATATCGACAAGTTGAATTGTGAGGGCATGTCTGCGCTGGCTGTGTGTCATGTCCTCTACTACCCTTTTCAGTCTTTGCACACCATTTCGGCTGAACCACCTGCCAAAACTCAA GTGATGGATGGTCACATCGCACTGGGCAGCGTGCAGTGGAAGGACTGTCGAGCTAAAGCAGCAGGAAGAACTCAG CAGGGCAAACTGACCCCTCAACCTACCTTTGACTCTGCCTGCTCCGTCAGCAGCTATAACATCCAGGTCACAGAGGAAGTAATGCAGTGCTCAGCAGAAGCGCTGAGTCGCACAGGGATTCCTCAGTGCTCTGACACACAGGAGACTGTAcgcaaaatggctgccatgaaAACCGA ACATCGCGTTTGTTTGAACACCCTGAAGCTGTTATTGGAGCGAGGAGCTGACCCCAATGTATCTAGGGTCCCCATGCCTGTCCTCTTTTTAGCCATTATGGCGGCTGATGCTGAGGCTGTCAAGAgactgctgctgtgtggagcTCACACAGACATTCCCCTTCCACCTGAg AGAAAAGGTCTGTATCCCCTGCATGTAGCTGCAGCACTGCCAGGTCCAGCTGGTCCCAGAATCATAGAGTTGCTGCTCCACGCTGTCACTGACCCAGACACGCGGGCGTGTGACCACAATGAGACCTATGAACCATATAAG ATTTTCACGAAGGCCCAGAAACCACTGAGCACCAGTGAGAGCTCCCTGCTCAAAGAAGGGGGCCGAACAGCTCTGCATGTGGCCTGCCAGAGAGACAGTGACTACCAG AATGCCAGTAAGGTGGTCGCCCTCCTACTCTCCCACAGTGCCAGCACAGACTTCCTCTGGAGTGGAcactcccctctctccctggCTATAGCAACTGGGAATGACCTG GCAGTGGAGGAGCTGTTGAAGGGAGGTGCAAACCCCAGCATCCCCCTGGGCTGCAGCGTGGGCAGCGCCCTCTGTGCGCTCACCAACATCAACTACCACTTAGGTGGCAACAGAGCTAAGATg TTGGACTTGTTAGCTAAGGCTGGTGCAGACATCTTGATGCCAGTTAATTTGGGCGACGTTGAGGGAACTGCAGTTGACTACGCACACCTCTCCTTCAACCAG GACGTGCATATTGCCAACACTCCCTTCCATGCTCTGAACATGCGGGAGAGGGAAACATACACAGCACGGCGCCAGTTGCTGATAATGATGGGAGATCTCCTGAGACGGACTGCTGGACAGAGGGAGCGAGAGAATTCAGAGAGGGAACAACAACAAT GTGCCGCCCCCCCCAGCTGTGAAAGTCCACCACctataacagaaaaacacag GAAACCACCGTTTAAGTTCTGCTATCACTGCGGTCGCTCTGTGTCTGTGAAGCTGACCGCTTGTAACCGTTGCCACAAGGTCTACTACTGCTCCACGAGCTGCAAACTGAAGGCCTGGGATAAACAACACAAGGAAGAGTGTGTCCGGGTGTCAG CATCTTTTGAAGGCATCCAGAAGAGTGTTGTGTCTAAATCCCAAAGAAGCCCGAGGCCTCTGACTGCCATGGTTAAGTCCAAAACAGTCCCCCAGCCCTTGAGTGTCAAGGTTAAATCCCCAAGAGTCCCTAAGCCCTTGAGCATGGCAGAGAAGGTCTTGGAGAGCCAAATCAACCCAAAGGaaaactacagctgcaactGA
- the LOC141004381 gene encoding E3 ubiquitin-protein ligase RNF14-like isoform X2 translates to MTSDTEEQEDELLALHSIFGSDEFVRDESKSAGELRVCVELPAAFMVALTEGETLSQYEISFLPPLLLTFELPEDYPSSSPPSFTLTCSWLTHTQLSALSAQLTDLYQATGGAVVLFSWAQFLKEDALRFLDIDTLLELPSGEHSTQNCSQDSLDVALSEAKNNKHTPATGPTDIQSLDLSALSLEAEQTLQTSEIKADYQDDQSKQISKEDFLNEGSVLLPSSSSGPLDESEQGAASLPRESPPNEDQRLSGRSLTPSQALLSQILIYDAAQQQKQFATTVFDCGVCFMGLLGMDCVQLLCGHIFCRTCLSQFCKLQITEGNVQGVTCPDADCDAAPTPAQVRSLVGEELFSRYDRLLLQKTLDCMPDVVYCPRHSCGSAVIWDKSSTAAMCTVCAFAFCVTCKKTYHGTEACQKKKKKIMTENDAEQPTAAVPRSQEGMKALWDDYVSGSKQRKRLLESIYGRRSLQNGLVECLSEEWVATNSENCPYCYSSIQDGGCNVMRCYWCKRLFCWSCFAKLPSQGYLDHFDNGTCNHFGSDFFPAT, encoded by the exons ATGACCTCGGACACTGAGGAGCAGGAAGACGAGCTGCTCGCTCTCCACAGTATCTTCGGTTCGGATGAGTTTGTCCGGGATGAGTCGAAGTCTGCCGGAGAACTCCGAGTGTGTGTCGAGCTGCCTGCTGCCTTCATGGTGGCTCTGACAGAAG GTGAAACGCTGAGCCAGTACGAGATATcattcctccctcctcttcttctgacCTTTGAACTCCCTGAGGACTACccatcctcctcccctccctccttcacccTCACCTGCAGCTGGCTGACGCACACACAG ctctctgcaCTGAGTGCTCAGCTCACCGATCTCTACCAGGCCACCGGAGGCGCTGTGGTGCTCTTCAGCTGGGCGCAGTTTCTTAAAGAAGATGCCCTCAGGTTCCTGGACATCGATACTCTGCTGGAGCTCCCCTCTGGTGAACACAGCACGCAGAACTGTAGCCAGGACTCATTAGATGTCGCACTCTCAGAAGCAAAGAATAATAAACACACTCCGGCTACAGGACCGACAGATATCCAAAGTCTGGACCTCTCTGCACTGTCATTGGAAGCTGAACAGACCCTCCAAACCTCAGAGATTAAGGCTGACTACCAGGATGATCAGTCTAAACAAATCAGCAAGGAAGATTTCTTAAATGAAGGGAGTGTTTTGCTTCCCTCCAGCTCCTCAGGCCCACTTGATGAAAGTGAGCAAGGAGCTGCTTCTCTGCCAAGAGAATCCCCTCCAAATGAAGACCAACGCCTCTCTGGTCGCTCCCTGACCCCCTCACAAGCTCTCCTCTCCCAGATCTTGATCTACGATGCAgcccagcagcagaaacagtttGCCACCACCGTGTTTGACTGTGGCGTGTGTTTCATGGGCTTGCTCGGAATGGACTGCGTGCAGCTGCTGTGTGGCCACATCTTCTGCCGGACCTGTCTCTCCCAGTTCTGTAAGCTCCAGATAACAGAGGGGAACGTCCAGGGTGTCACCTGTCCTGATGCAGACTGTGATGCCGCTCCTACACCTGCACAG GTGAGGAGTCTGGTAGGAGAGGAGCTGTTCAGCCGCTATGATCGTCTCCTGCTGCAGAAAACTCTGGACTGTATGCCAG ATGTGGTGTACTGTCCCCGGCATTCCTGTGGTTCAGCCGTCATCTGGGACAAGTCCAGCACTGCAGCGATGTGTACTGTGTGCGCCTTCGCCTTCTGTGTCACCTGCAAAAAGACCTACCATGGAACAGAGGCctgtcagaaaaagaagaagaagatcatgacagaaaatgatgcaGAGCAACCCACTGCTGCAGTGCCACGCTCACAAG AGGGGATGAAGGCACTGTGGGACGACTATGTCAGCGGCAGTAAGCAGAGGAAACGACTCCTGGAGAGCATATACGGCCGCAGGTCATTGCAGAATGGTTTGGTGGAGTGTCTGAGTGAGGAATGGGTGGCCACAAACAGCGAGAACTGTCCCTACTGCTACTCCAGTATACAG GACGGAGGATGTAACGTGATGAGGTGCTATTGGTGTAAACGGCTGTTCTGCTGGTCCTGCTTCGCCAAACTGCCATCACAAGGTTATTTAGACCACTTTGACAACGGTACCTGCAATCACTTCGGATCGGACTTTTTCCCAGCCActtga
- the LOC141004381 gene encoding E3 ubiquitin-protein ligase RNF14-like isoform X1: MTSDTEEQEDELLALHSIFGSDEFVRDESKSAGELRVCVELPAAFMVALTEGETLSQYEISFLPPLLLTFELPEDYPSSSPPSFTLTCSWLTHTQLSALSAQLTDLYQATGGAVVLFSWAQFLKEDALRFLDIDTLLELPSGEHSTQNCSQDSLDVALSEAKNNKHTPATGPTDIQSLDLSALSLEAEQTLQTSEIKADYQDDQSKQISKEDFLNEGSVLLPSSSSGPLDESEQGAASLPRESPPNEDQRLSGRSLTPSQALLSQILIYDAAQQQKQFATTVFDCGVCFMGLLGMDCVQLLCGHIFCRTCLSQFCKLQITEGNVQGVTCPDADCDAAPTPAQVRSLVGEELFSRYDRLLLQKTLDCMPDVVYCPRHSCGSAVIWDKSSTAAMCTVCAFAFCVTCKKTYHGTEACQKKKKKIMTENDAEQPTAAVPRSQEGMKALWDDYVSGSKQRKRLLESIYGRRSLQNGLVECLSEEWVATNSENCPYCYSSIQKDGGCNVMRCYWCKRLFCWSCFAKLPSQGYLDHFDNGTCNHFGSDFFPAT; this comes from the exons ATGACCTCGGACACTGAGGAGCAGGAAGACGAGCTGCTCGCTCTCCACAGTATCTTCGGTTCGGATGAGTTTGTCCGGGATGAGTCGAAGTCTGCCGGAGAACTCCGAGTGTGTGTCGAGCTGCCTGCTGCCTTCATGGTGGCTCTGACAGAAG GTGAAACGCTGAGCCAGTACGAGATATcattcctccctcctcttcttctgacCTTTGAACTCCCTGAGGACTACccatcctcctcccctccctccttcacccTCACCTGCAGCTGGCTGACGCACACACAG ctctctgcaCTGAGTGCTCAGCTCACCGATCTCTACCAGGCCACCGGAGGCGCTGTGGTGCTCTTCAGCTGGGCGCAGTTTCTTAAAGAAGATGCCCTCAGGTTCCTGGACATCGATACTCTGCTGGAGCTCCCCTCTGGTGAACACAGCACGCAGAACTGTAGCCAGGACTCATTAGATGTCGCACTCTCAGAAGCAAAGAATAATAAACACACTCCGGCTACAGGACCGACAGATATCCAAAGTCTGGACCTCTCTGCACTGTCATTGGAAGCTGAACAGACCCTCCAAACCTCAGAGATTAAGGCTGACTACCAGGATGATCAGTCTAAACAAATCAGCAAGGAAGATTTCTTAAATGAAGGGAGTGTTTTGCTTCCCTCCAGCTCCTCAGGCCCACTTGATGAAAGTGAGCAAGGAGCTGCTTCTCTGCCAAGAGAATCCCCTCCAAATGAAGACCAACGCCTCTCTGGTCGCTCCCTGACCCCCTCACAAGCTCTCCTCTCCCAGATCTTGATCTACGATGCAgcccagcagcagaaacagtttGCCACCACCGTGTTTGACTGTGGCGTGTGTTTCATGGGCTTGCTCGGAATGGACTGCGTGCAGCTGCTGTGTGGCCACATCTTCTGCCGGACCTGTCTCTCCCAGTTCTGTAAGCTCCAGATAACAGAGGGGAACGTCCAGGGTGTCACCTGTCCTGATGCAGACTGTGATGCCGCTCCTACACCTGCACAG GTGAGGAGTCTGGTAGGAGAGGAGCTGTTCAGCCGCTATGATCGTCTCCTGCTGCAGAAAACTCTGGACTGTATGCCAG ATGTGGTGTACTGTCCCCGGCATTCCTGTGGTTCAGCCGTCATCTGGGACAAGTCCAGCACTGCAGCGATGTGTACTGTGTGCGCCTTCGCCTTCTGTGTCACCTGCAAAAAGACCTACCATGGAACAGAGGCctgtcagaaaaagaagaagaagatcatgacagaaaatgatgcaGAGCAACCCACTGCTGCAGTGCCACGCTCACAAG AGGGGATGAAGGCACTGTGGGACGACTATGTCAGCGGCAGTAAGCAGAGGAAACGACTCCTGGAGAGCATATACGGCCGCAGGTCATTGCAGAATGGTTTGGTGGAGTGTCTGAGTGAGGAATGGGTGGCCACAAACAGCGAGAACTGTCCCTACTGCTACTCCAGTATACAG AAGGACGGAGGATGTAACGTGATGAGGTGCTATTGGTGTAAACGGCTGTTCTGCTGGTCCTGCTTCGCCAAACTGCCATCACAAGGTTATTTAGACCACTTTGACAACGGTACCTGCAATCACTTCGGATCGGACTTTTTCCCAGCCActtga